ACTACCTAAAAAATTCCTTCTCTGTCCACTCACATATGGGCACTTACCTACATATCATGCCAGTAGATTGACTTCTAGGAGGTGTCCCGTATTGAAAAAATTTATAGCTGTTTTTTGTATAATGATACTGGCTATTTTTACGTTTGCTGCTTGCAGTAGTAAAAAAGAAAATACGAAAGACAAAACACAAAAGGTTCGCGTTGGTGAAGTTACCCATTCACTCTTCTACGCACCGTTATATGTTGGCATTGAAAAAGGATTTTTTAAAGATGAAGGTTTAGATATCGATTTGCAGACAACTGCGGGTGGGGATAAAACGATGACCACCCTACTATCTGGTGGAATTGACATTGCACTTGTTGGTTCTGAAACATCTATTTATGTTCATCAGCAAGGGGCAAAAGATCCAGTCATCAACTTCGCGCAACTTACGCAAACCGACGGTACATTTTTAGTCTCACGTAAAAAACTAGAATCTTTTAATTGGAACGATGTAAAAGGCGTTACGTTTTTAGGACAGCGTAAAGGTGGTATGCCGCAAATGGTTGGAGAATACGTTTTAAAGAAAAATGGCATTAATCCTCACAAAGATACAAATCTAATTCAAAATATTGAGTTTGCTAACATAGCAAATGCTTTCGCATCTGGTACAGGGGAGTTTGTGCAGCTCTTTGAACCGACTGCAAGTATATTTGAAAAAGAAGGAAAAGGCTATATTGTAGCATCTTTTGGAGCTGAATCTGGAACTGTTCCATATACAACTTTTATGGCAAAAGAAAGTTTTTTGAAGAAAGATAAAGCTGCCGCCGAAAAATTTACACGTGCACTATATAAAGCACAGCAATGGGTTGATACACATAGTCCGGAAGAAATTGCTGTTGCTGTTACTCCTCTGTTCAAAGACACTTCAAAGGACATTACGGTAAAAGTAATTGAACGCTATAAAAAACAACACTCTTATGCGACAAATCCACTATTGGATGTAGAAGAATGGAAACAACTACAAACGATTATGAAAGAAGCTGGTGAATTACAAAAAGAAGTTCCACATGAAACGCTCGTCAATACAAAAATTGCCGAAAGCGTCATTAAGAAATAGAGGCGAAGTGTATGAGTTTTTTACAAATACGTAACGTTTCTCACTGTTTTTTT
The DNA window shown above is from Bacillus clarus and carries:
- a CDS encoding ABC transporter substrate-binding protein; protein product: MKKFIAVFCIMILAIFTFAACSSKKENTKDKTQKVRVGEVTHSLFYAPLYVGIEKGFFKDEGLDIDLQTTAGGDKTMTTLLSGGIDIALVGSETSIYVHQQGAKDPVINFAQLTQTDGTFLVSRKKLESFNWNDVKGVTFLGQRKGGMPQMVGEYVLKKNGINPHKDTNLIQNIEFANIANAFASGTGEFVQLFEPTASIFEKEGKGYIVASFGAESGTVPYTTFMAKESFLKKDKAAAEKFTRALYKAQQWVDTHSPEEIAVAVTPLFKDTSKDITVKVIERYKKQHSYATNPLLDVEEWKQLQTIMKEAGELQKEVPHETLVNTKIAESVIKK